A genome region from Mycolicibacterium litorale includes the following:
- a CDS encoding energy-coupling factor transporter transmembrane component T family protein, with protein MTAPARKTRRPVVLLRPVPGRSVIHDLWAGTKLIAVAAIGVLLTFYPGWVPIAAVGLLVVVAARLAHIPRGALPSIPGWLWGLLFLGGLTATFGGGDPVVALGSVEVGLGGLFNFLRITTLSIVLLGLGAMVSWTTNVAEIAPAVAKLGRPLRAVRIPIDDWAVAIALALRAFPMLIDEFATLYAARRLRPKQHLSSRKARRRRWLIEIVDLLAAAVTVALRRADEMGDAITARGGTGQISAAPSGPKARDWITLAVIVVVCGAALAVELTVLPTSSAPT; from the coding sequence GTGACCGCCCCCGCCCGCAAGACCCGCCGCCCGGTGGTGCTGCTGCGTCCGGTCCCCGGACGCTCGGTCATCCATGACCTGTGGGCGGGCACCAAGCTGATCGCGGTCGCCGCGATCGGGGTGTTGCTCACCTTCTATCCGGGCTGGGTGCCCATCGCGGCAGTCGGGCTACTGGTGGTGGTGGCCGCGCGGTTGGCGCACATCCCGCGCGGGGCGTTGCCGTCGATCCCGGGGTGGCTGTGGGGTCTGCTGTTCCTGGGCGGCCTGACGGCGACCTTCGGCGGCGGGGATCCCGTCGTGGCCCTGGGTTCGGTCGAGGTCGGCCTCGGCGGACTGTTCAACTTCCTGCGCATCACCACGCTGTCGATCGTGCTGCTCGGTCTCGGCGCGATGGTCTCGTGGACCACCAACGTGGCCGAGATCGCGCCCGCCGTCGCCAAACTGGGCCGCCCGCTGCGGGCGGTGCGGATCCCGATCGACGACTGGGCGGTGGCGATCGCGTTGGCGCTGCGCGCGTTCCCGATGCTCATCGACGAGTTCGCGACGCTCTACGCCGCGCGGCGACTACGGCCCAAACAGCATCTGTCCAGCCGCAAGGCGCGGCGGCGCCGGTGGCTGATCGAGATCGTCGACCTGCTGGCCGCGGCCGTGACGGTCGCGCTGCGCCGGGCCGACGAGATGGGCGATGCGATCACCGCGCGCGGCGGCACCGGCCAGATCTCGGCGGCGCCGTCGGGTCCGAAGGCGCGCGACTGGATCACGCTGGCCGTCATCGTCGTGGTGTGCGGCGCGGCGCTGGCGGTGGAACTGACGGTGCTGCCGACGAGTTCGGCGCCCACCTGA
- a CDS encoding TldD/PmbA family protein translates to MTAPRRVDADFLALPRQHLADAALSAALTAGATYADLRVHAITSELVQLRDGELETAVIDREIGLAVRVIVDGTWGFASHAELDPTVAAETARRAVRVATTLAPLNAERIELAPEPVYRDVTWVSDYRVDPFTVPAAEKIAALGEYSGRLLAADGVDHVSAGLHTAKEQTFYADSFGSSITQQRVRVLPTLEAVAVDTAAGTFETMRTLAPPTARGWEVVAGDEVWDWTAELAQLPSLLAEKTKAPSVVAGPTDLVIDPSNLWLTIHESVGHATEYDRAIGYEAAYAGTSFATPDKLGTMRYGSPVMNVTADRTVEHGLASIGFDDEGVRAQSWDLVRDGVFVGYQLDRVFAPRLGVARSNGCSYADSPHHVPIQRMANVSLQPAAEDVSTEDLIARVEDGLYIVGDKSWSIDMQRYNFQFTGQRFFRIRDGRLDGQVRDVAYQATTTEFWGALEAVGGPSTWRLGGAFNCGKAQPGQVAAVSHGCPSALFRGINVLNTREEAGR, encoded by the coding sequence GTGACAGCGCCCCGACGAGTTGACGCCGACTTTCTCGCCCTGCCACGACAGCACCTGGCCGACGCCGCGTTGTCGGCTGCGCTAACGGCCGGGGCCACCTACGCGGATCTGCGGGTCCACGCGATCACCAGTGAACTCGTGCAGTTGCGCGACGGCGAACTGGAAACCGCCGTCATCGACCGGGAGATCGGGCTGGCGGTGCGGGTGATCGTCGACGGCACATGGGGGTTCGCCTCGCACGCCGAACTCGACCCGACGGTCGCCGCCGAGACCGCGCGCCGAGCGGTGCGGGTCGCGACCACGCTGGCCCCGCTCAACGCCGAACGCATCGAACTGGCGCCCGAACCGGTCTACCGCGACGTCACCTGGGTGTCGGACTACCGCGTCGACCCGTTCACGGTGCCCGCCGCGGAGAAGATCGCCGCGCTCGGCGAATACTCGGGCAGGCTGCTGGCCGCCGACGGCGTCGACCACGTGTCGGCCGGTCTGCACACCGCCAAGGAGCAGACGTTCTACGCCGACAGCTTCGGCTCGTCGATCACCCAGCAGCGGGTCCGGGTGCTGCCGACGCTGGAGGCCGTCGCCGTCGACACCGCCGCGGGCACGTTCGAGACCATGCGCACCCTTGCGCCGCCGACCGCGCGCGGGTGGGAGGTCGTCGCCGGCGACGAGGTGTGGGACTGGACCGCCGAACTCGCCCAGCTGCCGTCGCTGCTGGCCGAGAAGACCAAGGCGCCCAGCGTGGTCGCGGGGCCGACCGATCTGGTGATCGACCCCTCCAACCTGTGGCTGACGATCCACGAATCCGTCGGCCACGCCACCGAATACGATCGCGCGATCGGCTACGAGGCCGCCTATGCGGGCACGTCGTTCGCGACCCCCGACAAGCTCGGCACCATGCGATACGGGTCGCCGGTGATGAACGTCACCGCCGACCGCACCGTCGAACACGGCCTGGCGTCAATCGGTTTCGACGACGAGGGAGTGCGCGCGCAGAGCTGGGACCTGGTGCGCGACGGCGTGTTCGTCGGCTATCAACTCGACCGGGTGTTCGCCCCGCGCCTCGGGGTGGCCCGCTCCAACGGGTGTTCGTACGCCGATTCGCCGCACCACGTACCGATCCAGCGGATGGCCAACGTGTCCCTGCAGCCGGCGGCCGAGGACGTCAGCACCGAGGACCTCATCGCCCGCGTCGAGGACGGCCTCTACATCGTCGGTGACAAGAGTTGGTCGATCGACATGCAGCGCTACAACTTCCAGTTCACCGGTCAGCGGTTCTTCCGGATCCGCGACGGCCGCCTCGACGGTCAGGTGCGCGACGTGGCGTATCAGGCGACGACGACGGAGTTCTGGGGTGCGCTCGAAGCCGTCGGTGGCCCGTCGACGTGGCGGCTCGGCGGCGCGTTCAACTGCGGGAAGGCTCAACCCGGGCAGGTCGCCGCGGTCAGCCACGGTTGCCCCTCGGCACTGTTCCGGGGCATCAACGTGCTCAACACCCGTGAGGAGGCAGGCCGGTGA
- a CDS encoding metallopeptidase TldD-related protein — MIGPQEVVDTVLTEAARRGRADETIVLVTDRADASLRWAGNSMTTNAESVSRSTTVISIVRRGDSAHVGSVRSSEVEPAAIAALVAASQDAAVAAPEARDSAPPLPATQTPQDWELPVPVTGAEVFASVAGSLARGFRGEDALYGFARHVLETTFVATSTGLRRRYTEPTGSVEINAKRNGASAWAGISTPDFADVPTDSMLDDLSMRLGWAQRTVELPAGRYETIMPPSTVADMMIYLTWTMDGRGAQEGRTALSAPGGTRVGEMLTDLPLTLYSDPAAPGLACTPFVAAATSSERVSVFDNGMDIDRVDWLRDGVVNALAYPRAAAAEFGQPVAVPAGNLLMTGGTAELADMIAATERGLLLTTLWYIREVDPTVLLLTGLTRDGVYLIEDGEVTAAVNNFRFNESPLDLLRRATEAGASEVTLPREWGDWATRAVMPTLRIPDFHMSSVSQAQ; from the coding sequence GTGATCGGGCCGCAGGAGGTCGTGGACACGGTGCTCACCGAGGCGGCACGCCGGGGCCGGGCCGACGAGACGATCGTGCTCGTCACCGACCGCGCCGACGCGTCGCTGCGGTGGGCGGGCAATTCGATGACCACCAACGCAGAGTCGGTCAGCCGCAGCACCACGGTGATCTCGATCGTGCGCAGGGGCGACAGCGCGCACGTCGGGTCGGTGCGCTCCAGTGAGGTGGAACCGGCCGCGATCGCCGCGTTGGTCGCCGCGTCGCAGGACGCCGCGGTGGCCGCGCCCGAGGCCCGCGACAGCGCGCCGCCGCTGCCGGCGACCCAGACGCCGCAGGATTGGGAACTGCCGGTGCCGGTCACCGGTGCGGAGGTGTTCGCCTCCGTCGCAGGAAGTCTCGCGCGCGGGTTCCGCGGTGAGGACGCGCTCTACGGGTTCGCCCGGCACGTGCTGGAGACGACGTTCGTCGCGACGTCGACGGGTCTGCGCCGGCGCTACACCGAGCCGACCGGATCGGTGGAGATCAACGCCAAGCGCAACGGGGCGAGTGCGTGGGCGGGGATCAGCACCCCCGACTTCGCCGACGTGCCAACCGATTCCATGCTCGACGACCTGTCGATGCGGCTGGGGTGGGCGCAACGGACGGTCGAATTGCCCGCGGGGCGTTACGAGACCATCATGCCGCCGTCGACCGTAGCCGACATGATGATCTACCTGACGTGGACGATGGACGGCCGCGGCGCACAGGAGGGCCGCACCGCGTTGTCAGCGCCGGGCGGCACCCGGGTGGGGGAGATGCTGACCGATCTGCCGCTGACCCTGTACAGCGATCCGGCGGCCCCCGGGCTGGCGTGTACGCCCTTCGTGGCGGCGGCGACGTCATCGGAGCGGGTGTCGGTGTTCGACAACGGGATGGACATCGACCGCGTGGACTGGTTGCGCGACGGTGTGGTCAACGCGCTGGCCTACCCGCGGGCTGCGGCCGCGGAGTTCGGGCAACCGGTCGCGGTACCGGCCGGGAACCTGTTGATGACCGGCGGCACCGCGGAGCTGGCCGACATGATCGCCGCCACCGAGCGCGGGCTGCTGTTGACCACGCTGTGGTACATCCGGGAGGTCGACCCCACGGTGCTGCTGCTGACCGGCCTGACCCGCGACGGGGTGTACCTCATCGAAGACGGCGAGGTGACCGCGGCGGTGAACAACTTCAGGTTCAACGAGAGCCCGCTGGACCTGCTGCGGCGCGCCACCGAAGCCGGGGCGAGCGAGGTGACGCTGCCGCGGGAGTGGGGCGACTGGGCCACCCGGGCGGTGATGCCGACGTTGCGGATTCCCGACTTCCACATGTCTTCGGTGAGTCAGGCGCAATAA
- a CDS encoding carboxymuconolactone decarboxylase family protein has protein sequence MFGQLSALVAMSSGDQRLDAVIRLTCGRAVQLPPLPVEADLFDGKSDVESVVAAFAEQFATDVTGIGENQRKRFMTALGDKAFRVAAAVFVADFVPRVGAGLDALGLGHPGRDVPTAWDHETDPAQVLLGEFVPAVARLHALDPLTTEVVRLRGAIAHNCRLCKSLREEHALDAGGSEPLYAEIQDFEHSEQLSAGHKAALRYVDALIWTPSAISTEVARGVRKCFSEDQSIELTLDVMRNATNKIAVAFGADTPRVASGTERYLVNDDGQTVFAETV, from the coding sequence GTGTTCGGCCAGCTGTCCGCGCTGGTGGCGATGTCGTCGGGGGATCAGCGCCTCGACGCGGTGATCCGGTTGACGTGCGGGCGGGCGGTGCAGCTGCCGCCGCTGCCCGTCGAGGCCGACTTGTTCGACGGGAAGTCGGACGTCGAGTCGGTGGTGGCGGCGTTCGCCGAGCAGTTCGCCACCGACGTCACGGGCATCGGGGAGAATCAGCGCAAGCGGTTCATGACCGCGTTGGGAGACAAGGCTTTTCGGGTGGCCGCCGCGGTCTTCGTCGCGGACTTCGTGCCCCGGGTGGGGGCCGGTCTCGACGCGCTCGGGCTGGGTCACCCCGGCCGTGACGTGCCGACCGCGTGGGACCACGAGACCGACCCTGCGCAGGTGCTGCTGGGTGAGTTCGTCCCCGCCGTCGCCCGGCTGCACGCACTGGACCCGCTGACGACGGAGGTGGTGCGGTTGCGGGGCGCGATCGCCCACAACTGCCGGCTGTGCAAGTCCCTGCGGGAGGAGCACGCCCTCGACGCGGGCGGATCGGAACCGCTGTACGCCGAGATCCAGGACTTCGAGCACTCGGAGCAGCTGAGCGCCGGACACAAGGCCGCGCTGCGCTACGTCGACGCGCTGATCTGGACCCCGTCGGCGATCTCGACGGAGGTGGCGCGCGGGGTGCGCAAGTGCTTCTCCGAGGATCAGTCCATCGAGTTGACGCTGGACGTCATGCGCAACGCCACCAACAAGATCGCCGTCGCGTTCGGTGCCGATACCCCCAGGGTGGCTTCGGGCACGGAGCGGTACCTGGTGAACGACGACGGGCAGACGGTGTTCGCCGAAACGGTGTGA
- a CDS encoding YwaF family protein codes for MTSVAHRQFEAYGPSYWGAIALFVVGAVFSVWLGRRQNEAQSRRFGRIVGALTAVIYASVLIYSLVPPTVERSVPLRLTDMATVAAACALWSQRHWAFALTYYWGLVLSAQALISPVLVGPDFPHYSFLAFWAIHLLVVWAAIYLTWGRGMRPGWHSLRLVVVVTAVWAVVTFVFNRIADTNYGFLNGKPATASLLDVLGPWPVYIFTATALIVAVWVLMTLPWVSWDDGPRVRRARGGSSVG; via the coding sequence GTGACGAGCGTGGCGCACCGGCAGTTCGAGGCGTACGGACCGTCGTATTGGGGCGCCATCGCACTGTTCGTGGTGGGTGCGGTGTTCTCGGTGTGGTTGGGGCGCAGGCAGAACGAGGCCCAGTCGCGTCGATTCGGGCGGATCGTCGGTGCGTTGACGGCGGTGATCTACGCGTCGGTGCTGATCTACTCGCTGGTGCCGCCGACAGTCGAGCGCTCGGTGCCGTTGCGGTTGACCGACATGGCGACGGTGGCGGCGGCGTGCGCGCTGTGGTCGCAGCGGCATTGGGCGTTCGCGCTGACCTACTACTGGGGTCTGGTACTCAGTGCGCAGGCGTTGATCTCGCCGGTGCTGGTCGGACCCGATTTCCCGCACTACTCGTTTCTCGCCTTCTGGGCGATTCATCTGCTGGTGGTGTGGGCGGCGATCTATCTGACGTGGGGGCGGGGGATGCGGCCGGGCTGGCACAGCCTGCGCCTCGTGGTGGTCGTGACCGCGGTGTGGGCGGTGGTGACCTTCGTGTTCAATCGGATCGCGGACACCAATTACGGGTTCCTCAACGGCAAGCCGGCGACCGCAAGCCTGCTGGACGTACTGGGTCCGTGGCCGGTCTACATCTTCACGGCGACGGCGTTGATCGTCGCCGTGTGGGTGCTGATGACGCTGCCGTGGGTGTCGTGGGACGATGGTCCCCGCGTTCGACGCGCCAGGGGCGGTAGCTCAGTCGGTTAG
- a CDS encoding CDGP domain-containing protein yields MKRKLALGITISAYVGISWAPQANADVQLGCESIPWGFLGTQTRSICDGPIQPDGSWVRFRMVWIPAHQVPVSTSCGTYTCTTSGGYWQNEKVFEKVKYPVTPATVVPGEPGWLPPTYTDASGFTPINFN; encoded by the coding sequence ATGAAGCGGAAATTAGCTCTGGGTATCACCATCTCAGCTTATGTGGGGATCTCCTGGGCTCCACAGGCAAATGCCGATGTGCAACTCGGCTGCGAAAGCATCCCTTGGGGGTTTCTCGGAACCCAAACGCGCAGTATCTGCGACGGACCAATTCAGCCAGATGGAAGCTGGGTGCGATTCCGCATGGTCTGGATACCAGCGCATCAGGTGCCGGTCAGTACGAGCTGCGGCACCTACACGTGCACCACTAGCGGCGGCTACTGGCAGAACGAGAAGGTTTTCGAGAAGGTGAAGTACCCAGTTACACCGGCGACGGTGGTGCCGGGCGAACCCGGCTGGCTGCCGCCCACGTACACCGACGCGAGCGGCTTTACGCCGATCAATTTCAACTAG
- a CDS encoding HNH endonuclease signature motif containing protein, giving the protein MSSSAPSFVPSAPRAARLEVLFEKLEELAGQRNAIDGQIVEIAAEIDRDGLCGMTGARSVAALIAWKTGSSSKNGHTIAAVAQRLAEFPRCAAALREGRLSLDQVGVIAEHAGAGSDAHYAELAANASVSQLRTAIKLEPKPKPKPTPNPDADDEPAPDPDDEPEPEPEQRGSITATTDDEFTCWTIKLPHIEAAAFEAALQSHHDGLIAQWKRDHGDSPAADRPPMPTRIDAFNALVEAGWDAEATRRPHSHRTTVVVHVDVKDRIAALHVGPLLSDADRRYLGCDATAEVWFERDGAVIGAGRTTRLINCRLRRALEHRHRTCAMPGCEATRGLHAHHIVHWEDGGPTDLDNLVLLCPYHHRLHHRGIITITGPATSLTVTDSTGRQLRSGSLARPPNQPPPTSAPYRGPSGERADWWWYTPFQPPPQATN; this is encoded by the coding sequence ATGTCCTCGAGCGCACCATCTTTCGTCCCCAGCGCGCCCCGCGCTGCGCGGCTCGAGGTGTTGTTCGAGAAGTTGGAGGAGTTGGCCGGCCAACGCAACGCCATTGACGGACAGATCGTGGAGATCGCTGCCGAGATCGACCGCGACGGCTTGTGTGGGATGACCGGCGCCCGCTCGGTGGCGGCGTTGATCGCCTGGAAGACCGGGTCCTCGTCGAAGAACGGCCACACGATCGCCGCGGTGGCCCAACGGCTCGCGGAATTCCCGCGCTGCGCCGCGGCTCTTCGCGAGGGCCGGCTGTCACTCGATCAGGTCGGGGTCATCGCCGAACACGCCGGCGCGGGCTCCGATGCGCACTACGCGGAGCTGGCCGCCAACGCTTCAGTCAGCCAGCTGCGCACCGCGATCAAACTCGAACCCAAACCCAAACCCAAACCAACACCCAACCCCGACGCGGACGACGAACCCGCACCCGACCCCGACGACGAACCCGAGCCCGAGCCGGAGCAGCGCGGGTCGATCACCGCGACCACCGACGACGAATTCACCTGCTGGACCATCAAACTGCCGCATATTGAAGCCGCGGCATTCGAGGCCGCGCTGCAGTCCCACCACGACGGGCTGATCGCGCAGTGGAAACGCGACCACGGTGACAGCCCGGCCGCGGACCGGCCCCCGATGCCCACCCGCATCGATGCCTTCAACGCCCTGGTCGAGGCCGGCTGGGATGCCGAAGCCACCCGCCGCCCCCACAGCCACCGCACCACCGTCGTCGTGCATGTCGATGTCAAAGACCGCATCGCCGCCCTGCATGTGGGGCCGCTGCTCTCGGACGCCGACCGCCGCTACCTGGGCTGTGACGCCACCGCCGAAGTGTGGTTCGAACGCGACGGAGCCGTCATCGGCGCCGGACGCACCACCCGGCTGATCAACTGCCGGCTGCGGCGCGCGCTCGAACACCGCCACCGCACCTGCGCGATGCCCGGCTGTGAGGCCACCCGCGGGCTGCACGCCCACCACATCGTGCACTGGGAAGACGGCGGACCCACCGATCTGGACAACCTCGTGCTGCTGTGCCCCTACCATCACCGGCTGCACCACCGCGGCATCATCACCATCACCGGACCCGCAACCAGCCTCACCGTCACCGACAGCACCGGCCGACAACTCCGATCCGGATCGCTGGCCCGCCCACCCAACCAACCCCCGCCCACAAGCGCGCCCTACCGCGGACCCAGCGGAGAACGCGCCGACTGGTGGTGGTACACACCCTTCCAACCCCCACCACAAGCGACCAACTGA
- a CDS encoding VOC family protein, giving the protein MSDSPSFSGVHHVSLTVTDLDASIAWYQRVFRTERLDITIPHYGREETGYAVLLPEPQSGLIFGLHTNTGNRGEPFDEARTGLDHVSFGVAGREALVAWTEWLDELGVAHTGVVDETQPLPYSTVVFRDPDNIQLELIAMG; this is encoded by the coding sequence GTGAGCGATTCCCCGAGTTTCAGCGGCGTCCACCATGTTTCGCTGACGGTGACCGACCTCGACGCGAGCATCGCGTGGTATCAGCGGGTGTTCCGGACGGAGCGACTGGACATCACCATCCCCCACTACGGGCGGGAGGAGACCGGCTACGCCGTGTTGCTGCCCGAGCCGCAGTCGGGTCTGATCTTCGGGCTGCACACCAACACCGGTAACCGCGGCGAGCCGTTCGACGAGGCACGCACGGGGTTGGATCACGTGTCGTTCGGGGTGGCGGGACGCGAGGCGCTGGTGGCGTGGACGGAATGGCTCGACGAGCTCGGCGTGGCTCATACGGGCGTCGTCGACGAGACGCAGCCGCTCCCCTATTCGACCGTGGTGTTCCGGGACCCCGACAACATCCAGCTCGAACTGATCGCGATGGGCTGA
- a CDS encoding nuclear transport factor 2 family protein: MAQPLDDVAFRNLATVRAGFDAWSAGTGSPYDSLADHARWEIVGNSVASRVYVDKEDFLTNVIRPFNARMSQRLVPTIRDIFADRDTVIVLFDAAGVARDGIPYRNTYAWFLTLEGDQIVRASAFFDAIAFNDLWQRVPV, encoded by the coding sequence ATGGCGCAACCACTCGACGACGTCGCATTCCGCAATCTCGCCACCGTCAGGGCCGGCTTCGACGCCTGGAGCGCCGGCACGGGAAGTCCCTATGACTCACTCGCCGATCATGCGAGATGGGAGATCGTCGGCAACTCCGTCGCATCCCGCGTCTACGTCGACAAGGAAGACTTCCTGACCAACGTCATCCGGCCGTTCAACGCCCGGATGTCACAACGACTGGTCCCGACCATCCGCGACATCTTCGCCGACCGCGACACGGTGATCGTCCTCTTCGACGCCGCGGGCGTGGCACGCGACGGCATTCCCTACCGCAACACCTATGCCTGGTTCCTCACCCTGGAAGGCGATCAGATCGTCAGAGCCTCGGCGTTCTTCGACGCCATCGCCTTCAACGATCTGTGGCAGCGGGTGCCGGTGTGA
- a CDS encoding NAD(P)-dependent alcohol dehydrogenase has product MKMRAARMYGYKQPLRLEEIDVPNPGPEEVLVRVGGAGMCRTDFQLIDGYFDNGLDMDFPITPGHEVAGWVDGVGSAVPKSAGLSEGDQVVVFGSWGDGACRQCHEGNEQLCAHGVWAGFGRHGGYQEYMPVNYRYLIKVPGRGDLTPDNLAPLTDAGLTPYRGLKKLRAAGLLGAGRTLAVSGIGGLGSYGAQYAKLLGGGADVVAFARSDEKLKIALENGADHAINVRDKDADAVRGELEALTGRPELDAVIECAGSEEAIRLAFSLLATEGAVASVGLIGNRIDVPLFPLVAREYTYFGSFWGNYNDLTEVLALATAGQIKHSVTRVRFEDVNETLESIAQGEVLGRAVIVYD; this is encoded by the coding sequence ATGAAGATGCGTGCCGCCCGCATGTACGGATACAAGCAGCCCCTCCGCCTCGAGGAGATCGACGTGCCCAACCCGGGCCCCGAGGAAGTCCTGGTCAGGGTCGGCGGAGCGGGGATGTGCCGCACCGACTTCCAGCTGATCGACGGCTACTTCGACAACGGGCTCGACATGGATTTCCCGATCACACCCGGACACGAGGTCGCGGGTTGGGTCGACGGTGTGGGTTCGGCGGTGCCGAAATCGGCCGGGCTCTCCGAGGGTGACCAGGTCGTCGTCTTCGGCAGCTGGGGTGACGGCGCCTGCCGCCAGTGCCACGAAGGCAACGAGCAATTGTGCGCCCACGGTGTCTGGGCCGGGTTCGGCCGGCACGGCGGGTACCAGGAGTACATGCCGGTCAACTACCGGTACCTGATCAAGGTGCCGGGACGCGGCGATCTGACACCCGACAATCTGGCACCGCTGACCGACGCGGGACTGACGCCATACCGTGGTCTGAAGAAACTGCGGGCGGCCGGTCTGCTGGGCGCCGGGCGAACGCTCGCCGTCAGCGGGATCGGGGGGCTGGGCAGTTACGGCGCCCAGTACGCGAAACTGTTGGGCGGCGGCGCTGACGTGGTCGCCTTCGCTCGCAGCGACGAGAAGCTCAAGATCGCGCTGGAGAACGGTGCCGACCATGCGATCAACGTGCGCGACAAGGACGCCGACGCGGTCCGCGGGGAACTCGAGGCCCTGACCGGACGGCCCGAACTCGACGCGGTGATCGAGTGTGCGGGCTCCGAAGAAGCGATCCGACTGGCCTTTTCGCTTCTGGCGACCGAGGGCGCGGTGGCCTCGGTCGGGTTGATCGGCAACCGCATCGACGTCCCGCTGTTTCCTCTGGTGGCGCGCGAGTACACCTACTTCGGATCGTTCTGGGGCAACTACAACGACCTGACCGAGGTGCTGGCGCTGGCCACGGCTGGCCAGATCAAGCACTCCGTGACACGCGTGAGATTCGAGGATGTGAACGAGACGCTCGAGTCGATCGCGCAAGGCGAGGTCCTGGGCCGAGCCGTCATCGTCTACGACTGA